A window of the Natrinema salifodinae genome harbors these coding sequences:
- a CDS encoding ABC transporter substrate-binding protein, whose protein sequence is MANDDNNTSKTCRIGKTSVGRRTFLGAAGAGAVATTLAGCLGGGDDDGFTIGHLAPLENTQGLGSEQSAELAAKEINDDGGIRDEDVEIVSADTRSDPSTAQDEASRLINQERVDLLVGTFSSEVSVNIMDMIAENDVPYIVTGSASPAIIENSTGSDYEANKNIFRSGPINSYFQAEAMGGYADYLSDHHGWNTFAYLADDAAWTDPFTNNLPDELESRGYDVVYESELSTGIDDFSTVMSDLESEEPDAVFRFFAHIIATDMLASWHQRQAGFGIEGIHVASMTPDFYQLSEGTATFETTSQSGAAGTTAITDKTLDFVDEYQAFTEDDDGAPDLPMYMGFNTYDAIYLYREAVEEAGTADYESDLDDIVDAMLGLDYTGTAGEISFYGEGDEYPHDVQEERGEGDAITNFPMTQWRPEGGLECVYPEQHRTADHVQPEWMS, encoded by the coding sequence ATGGCTAACGACGATAACAATACTTCGAAAACGTGTAGAATTGGTAAGACGTCCGTCGGGCGACGGACGTTCCTCGGCGCCGCGGGGGCCGGCGCCGTGGCGACGACGCTCGCCGGCTGTCTCGGCGGCGGCGACGACGACGGGTTCACGATCGGCCACCTCGCTCCGCTGGAGAACACCCAGGGGCTCGGCTCCGAGCAGAGCGCCGAACTGGCCGCCAAGGAGATCAACGACGACGGCGGAATCCGCGACGAGGACGTCGAGATCGTCAGCGCGGACACCCGGTCGGATCCGTCGACCGCCCAGGACGAGGCGTCCCGGCTCATCAATCAGGAGCGCGTCGACCTGCTCGTCGGGACCTTCTCCAGCGAGGTCTCGGTCAACATCATGGACATGATCGCCGAGAACGACGTCCCGTACATCGTCACCGGGTCGGCGTCGCCGGCGATCATCGAAAATTCGACCGGCTCGGACTACGAGGCGAACAAGAACATCTTCCGTTCCGGGCCGATCAACTCGTACTTCCAGGCCGAGGCGATGGGCGGATACGCCGACTACCTCTCGGACCACCACGGCTGGAACACGTTCGCGTACCTCGCGGACGACGCCGCATGGACGGACCCGTTCACGAACAACCTGCCCGACGAGCTGGAATCACGCGGCTACGACGTCGTTTACGAATCGGAGCTGTCGACCGGGATCGACGACTTTAGCACGGTAATGAGCGACCTCGAGTCCGAAGAACCCGACGCCGTCTTCCGATTCTTCGCCCACATCATCGCGACGGACATGCTCGCGAGCTGGCACCAGCGCCAGGCCGGGTTCGGCATCGAAGGGATCCACGTCGCGTCCATGACGCCGGACTTCTACCAGCTCTCGGAGGGGACCGCGACCTTCGAGACGACGTCGCAGTCGGGCGCCGCCGGCACGACCGCCATCACGGACAAGACCCTCGACTTCGTCGACGAGTACCAGGCGTTCACCGAGGACGACGACGGCGCGCCCGATCTCCCGATGTACATGGGATTCAACACCTACGACGCGATCTACCTCTACCGGGAGGCCGTCGAGGAGGCCGGCACGGCCGATTACGAGAGCGACCTCGACGACATCGTCGACGCGATGCTGGGGCTGGACTACACGGGGACCGCCGGCGAAATCTCGTTCTACGGCGAGGGTGACGAGTACCCCCACGACGTGCAGGAAGAACGCGGCGAGGGCGACGCGATCACGAACTTCCCGATGACCCAGTGGCGACCCGAGGGCGGCCTCGAGTGCGTCTACCCCGAACAGCACCGGACGGCAGACCACGTCCAACCCGAGTGGATGAGCTAG
- a CDS encoding MBL fold metallo-hydrolase, with translation MDRIRLGNAEFEGQNNAYVLADGDDLALVDTGIATDAVRRDLREGLAERGYEFADVDDVVLTHHHVDHAGLAGEIQAESGATVSVHEADAPLVAQDPDAVAAVERRREEILDEWGVPADAKDELLAFFDSFEHITGRPADPTPIADGDVLDVGGRTLEVLHAPGHAAGLCCFELADGDRAFVGDAVLPVYTPNVGGADVRVDRPLEKYLTALRRIADRDYDRVWPGHRDPIDDPTERATTIIEHHRERTEAILDVLRDHGPADAWSVSAELFGDLEGIHIVHGPGEAFAHLDHLRHEGIVAVEDGTYRLINECVSPAKIV, from the coding sequence CGACCTCGCGCTCGTCGACACCGGTATCGCGACCGACGCCGTCCGGCGCGACCTCCGCGAGGGGCTGGCCGAGCGCGGCTACGAGTTTGCGGACGTCGACGACGTCGTCCTCACGCACCACCACGTCGACCACGCCGGCCTGGCCGGCGAGATCCAGGCCGAAAGCGGCGCGACGGTGTCCGTCCACGAGGCCGACGCGCCGCTGGTCGCACAGGATCCGGACGCGGTCGCGGCCGTCGAGCGACGTCGGGAAGAGATCCTCGACGAATGGGGCGTGCCCGCGGACGCGAAGGACGAACTCCTCGCGTTTTTCGACTCGTTCGAGCACATAACGGGGCGGCCCGCCGATCCGACGCCGATCGCCGACGGCGACGTCCTCGACGTCGGCGGACGAACCCTCGAAGTGTTGCACGCACCGGGCCACGCGGCCGGCCTGTGCTGTTTCGAACTCGCAGACGGCGACCGAGCGTTCGTCGGCGACGCCGTCTTGCCGGTCTACACGCCGAACGTGGGCGGCGCGGACGTTCGCGTCGACCGTCCCCTCGAGAAGTACCTGACCGCGCTCCGGCGGATCGCCGACCGCGACTACGATCGGGTCTGGCCGGGCCACCGCGACCCCATCGACGACCCCACCGAGCGCGCGACGACGATCATCGAGCACCACCGCGAGCGGACCGAGGCGATCCTCGACGTGCTGCGCGACCACGGCCCGGCCGACGCCTGGTCGGTCAGCGCCGAACTGTTCGGCGATCTCGAGGGAATCCACATCGTCCACGGCCCGGGGGAGGCCTTCGCACACCTCGATCACCTCCGTCACGAGGGGATTGTCGCCGTCGAAGACGGCACGTACCGACTGATTAACGAGTGCGTTTCTCCGGCGAAGATCGTCTGA